Proteins from a single region of Choloepus didactylus isolate mChoDid1 chromosome 10, mChoDid1.pri, whole genome shotgun sequence:
- the LOC119505737 gene encoding LOW QUALITY PROTEIN: olfactory receptor 1K1 (The sequence of the model RefSeq protein was modified relative to this genomic sequence to represent the inferred CDS: inserted 1 base in 1 codon), which yields MDTSNKSSEEAPFILLGMTTYPSQQRSLFALFLVLYVAGILGNGLIVATIRASPALHAPMYFLLAHLSFTDLCFTSVTVPKMLANLLAQDHSISLTGCLTQMYFFFALGVTDSCLLAAMAYDRYVTTQHPLHYTTRMSRTMCTALVGTAWLVSHVHSLLHILLMARLSFCASHQVPHFFCDHQPLLRLSCSDTHHIQLLIFTEGAAVVVTPFLLILASYGAIASAVIQLPSASGRFRAVSTCGFHLAVVGLFYGTIIAVYFQPISQYEAEQGRVATIMYTIITPMLNPVIYSLRNRDVQGXLQALFTWQRISASDS from the exons CTATTGGGAATGACAACATATCCCAGCCAGCAGCGGTCCCTCTTTGCATTGTTTTTGGTATTGTATGTGGCAGGCATCCTGGGCAATGGACTTATTGTGGCCACCATCCGGGCCAGTCCAGCCCTTCATGCACCCATGTACTTCCTGCTGGCCCATCTGTCCTTTACTGACCTCTGCTTCACCTCTGTTACTGTGCCCAAGATGTTGGCCAACTTGTTGGCCCAAGACCACTCCATCTCTCTGACCGGCTGCCTGACCCAAATGTACTTCTTCTTTGCCCTGGGTGTAACTGACAGCTGTCTCCTGGCtgccatggcctatgaccgctatgtgacCACCCAGCACCCCCTCCACTATACCACGAGGATGTCCCGGACCATGTGCACAGCCCTAGTGGGGACTGCATGGCTGGTATCCCATGTCCACTCCCTCCTGCACATCCTGCTCATGGCCCGCTTGTCCTTCTGTGCCTCTCACCAGGTGCCCCACTTCTTCTGTGACCACCAGCCTCTCTTAAGGCTCTCGTGCTCTGACACCCACCACATCCAGCTTCTCATCTTTACTGAGGGTGCCGCAGTGGTGGTCACTCCCTTTCTGCTCATTCTTGCCTCCTATGGTGCCATCGCATCTGCCGTGATCCAGCTGCCCTCAGCCTCTGGGAGGTTCCGGGCTGTGTCCACCTGTGGCTTCCACCTGGCCGTGGTAGGCCTCTTCTATGGCACAATCATTGCAGTCTACTTCCAGCCCATATCTCAATATGAGGCAGAGCAGGGTCGTGTGGCCACCATCATGTACACCATCATCACTCCCATGCTGAACCCTGTCATCTACAGCCTCCGGAATCGTGATGTGCAGG CACTCCAAGCCCTTTTCACTTGGCAAAGGATCTCAGCTAGTGACTCCTAA